A part of Escherichia marmotae genomic DNA contains:
- the hsdM gene encoding type I restriction-modification system methyltransferase, translating to MNNNDLVAKLWKLCDNLRDGGVSYQNYVNELASLLFLKMCKETGQEADYLPEGYRWDDLKSRIGQEQLQFYRNLLVHLGADNQKLVQAVFQNVNTTITQPKQLTELVSNMDSLDWYNGAHGKSRDDFGDMYEGLLQKNANETKSGAGQYFTPRPLIKTIIHLLKPQPREVVQDPAAGTAGFLIEADRYVKSQTNDLDDLDGDTQDFQIHRAFIGLELVPGTRRLALMNCLLHDIEGNLDHGGAIRLGNTLGSDGENLPKAHIVATNPPFGSAAGTNITRTFVHPTSNKQLCFMQHIIETLHPGGRAAVVVPDNVLFEGGKGTDIRRDLMDKCHLHTILRLPTGIFYAQGVKTNVLFFTKGTVANPHQDKNCTDDVWVYDLRTNMPSFGKRTPFTDEHLQPFERVYGEDPHGLSPRSEGDWEFDAEKSEIADSEENKNTDQHLATSRWRKFSREWIRTAKSDSLDISWLKDKDSIDADNLPEPDVLAAEAMGELVQALGELDALMRELGASDEADAQRQLLEEAFGGVKE from the coding sequence ATGAACAATAACGATCTGGTCGCCAAGCTGTGGAAGCTGTGCGACAACCTGCGCGATGGCGGCGTTTCCTATCAAAACTACGTCAATGAACTCGCCTCGCTGCTGTTTTTGAAAATGTGTAAAGAGACCGGACAGGAAGCCGATTACCTGCCGGAAGGCTACCGCTGGGATGACCTGAAATCGCGCATCGGCCAGGAGCAGTTGCAGTTCTACCGTAACCTGCTGGTACATCTGGGCGCCGACAATCAAAAGCTGGTGCAGGCGGTATTCCAGAACGTCAACACAACCATTACCCAGCCAAAACAGTTGACCGAGCTGGTCAGCAATATGGATTCACTGGACTGGTACAACGGTGCGCACGGTAAGTCGCGCGATGACTTCGGCGATATGTACGAAGGGCTGTTGCAGAAGAACGCGAATGAAACCAAGTCTGGCGCAGGCCAGTACTTCACCCCGCGTCCGCTGATTAAAACCATTATTCATCTGCTGAAACCGCAGCCGCGTGAAGTGGTGCAGGATCCGGCAGCAGGTACGGCGGGCTTTTTGATTGAAGCCGACCGCTACGTTAAGTCGCAAACCAATGATCTGGACGACCTTGATGGCGACACGCAGGATTTCCAGATCCACCGCGCGTTTATCGGCCTCGAACTGGTGCCCGGCACCCGTCGTCTGGCACTGATGAACTGCCTGCTGCACGATATTGAAGGCAACCTCGACCACGGCGGCGCAATCCGTCTGGGCAACACTCTGGGTAGCGACGGTGAAAACCTGCCGAAGGCGCATATTGTCGCCACTAACCCGCCGTTTGGCAGCGCCGCAGGCACCAACATTACCCGCACCTTTGTTCACCCGACCAGTAACAAACAGTTGTGCTTTATGCAGCATATTATCGAAACGCTGCACCCCGGCGGTCGTGCGGCGGTGGTGGTGCCGGATAACGTGCTGTTTGAAGGCGGCAAAGGCACCGACATTCGTCGTGACCTGATGGATAAGTGTCATCTGCACACCATTCTGCGCCTGCCGACCGGTATTTTTTACGCGCAGGGCGTGAAGACCAACGTGCTGTTCTTCACCAAAGGCACGGTGGCGAACCCACATCAGGATAAGAACTGCACCGATGACGTGTGGGTGTACGACCTGCGTACCAATATGCCGAGCTTTGGTAAACGCACGCCGTTTACCGACGAGCATTTGCAGCCGTTTGAGCGCGTGTATGGCGAAGACCCGCACGGTTTAAGCCCGCGTAGCGAAGGCGACTGGGAATTCGACGCAGAAAAAAGTGAAATTGCCGACAGCGAAGAGAACAAAAACACCGATCAGCATCTGGCCACCAGCCGCTGGCGCAAATTCAGCCGCGAGTGGATCCGCACCGCGAAATCCGATTCGTTGGATATCTCCTGGCTGAAAGATAAAGACAGCATTGATGCCGACAACCTACCGGAGCCGGATGTGTTAGCGGCAGAAGCGATGGGTGAGCTGGTGCAGGCGCTGGGCGAACTGGATGCGCTGATGCGTGAACTGGGGGCGAGCGATGAGGCGGATGCGCAGCGTCAGTTGCTGGAAGAAGCGTTTGGTGGGGTGAAGGAATGA